Within the Thermococcus sp. CX2 genome, the region GACAGAATACAGCGCGGGATTCTCATTGTAGCCGGCTATTAAGAACCATCCAAAGTACGGCACGAGTCTGTTCCCGTGGAGGATGTTCGCAGTGAGGGTAGCGAGTGCCTTAACGCTCATCTCCCTTCCAACCTTGGCCCTGTAAAGCCTGGTCTCAGCCTGGAGAAGCCTAACCAGAGCCAGAATATCCCCAACGTTCCCTGCACCCGCCAGGGCAAGATGGTCGTCTATCTGGAATACCTTGGTGACGTCCTTGGACAGTATCATGTTGCCGAGGGACGCTCTCTTGTCCGCTGCCAGCACCGCGCCGTCCTTACATACAATGCCGACTGTAGTCGTTCCTTTTAGCTTTTCAGCCAATTACAACACCCCTGTTGGTCTGCTTTTAGAATAGAAGAACCTCTACAAGTGCGGTTTAGGGGAATAGTATTTAAAGGTTTCGTCCCAAAAGAGGGGGCAGTGGGGTGGTAGAATGAAGGAAGTTATACTCTTAACTGGCCCGCCGCTCAACGGCAGGGACGAATATATAACCGAGGCCCTCAAGCTCGCCGAAGGGGAGAGCTACGTATACTATCACGTTTTTGACTACATAAGGGAAGTCGGCAAGGAGCTCGGCGTTAAAATCACGCGCAAGAACGTTCTAGATTTCGCAATAAGCCATCAGGATTTGATGAACGAGATAAGGGACGAAGCATTCAATAGAATAAGAAAGGAAATAGATGAAAGCGACAAGAAGTATCACCTTGTCTCAACTCCCAGCCTCTTCCGCTGGGGAAGTGGGAGCGTCCTAGGGTTCACCACGAGCAATCTTAAGCTCCTCAGACCGAACAGGGTGATAATTGTCCTGGACGACGTGCTCTCCGTCAGGCGGAGGATAATAAACGACCCCGAGTGGTTCGAGCGCTTCGGCAAAGACCCCGAGAACATAAAGCTGACAACCCTCGTCATGTGGCGTGAGGATGCCATAAACCACGTGAAGACCCTCGTCCACGAGCTGAAGAAAGAAGGCCTTGAAGTCCGCTACGTCCTCCAGTTCGGCATAAGGCACCCACACGAGGTCTTCCTCAACCTGATTTTCAGGGAGAATGAGAAGCCCCTCATCTATCTCAGCTACCCGATGACGGGCCACGAGAATGAGTACTACCACCGCGTCAGGGACTTCTACGACAAGCTGAGCAAGCACTTCACGGTTCTCGACCCTGGCGCCCTCGACGACTGGTGGGTGGTCGCCGAGTACGACAACCAAGTAGCTAAAGACCCATCCATAAGGAGGATTAAAATCAAGCACCTGCTCGACGGCGAGGAAGTTGAGGAACTCGACAGGGAGGACATAGAGCAGGCTACCGACATTCTAAGAAGACAGCTCGTGGAGAGGGACTTCAACTTGGTCGATGTCAGCAAGGCAATAGCGGTGTATCACTACGCGGAAGGAGTCTCTGCAGGGGTTATCAGCGAAATGGCCGAAGCCTACAGAACGCTCGCTGCCATATACCTCTACTATCCCTTCGAGAGGCGTCCGAGTCCGTTCATGGAGTTCTACGGCATGCAGAACCCGTCACGCAGAACCATGTTCAAGGACGAGGACGAGATGATAAGGGCGATGGTGGAGGAAAAGGACTACTGGGCGAAAGCTTAGATCTCTCTTCTATCCTAATTTTTCGCCAAAGAAATTGTCCCGTAGAGGCCACATCAGGATCTCAAAGCAGAGGACAGCCAAACGGCAAGAAGAGAATTAAGAAGAAAGGAGGCAAGAAATCACTTCTTGACCCATCCGCGGTCCTTCATAGCCTGGTAGACCCTGCTGACCGCGACGACGTAGGCGGCGTCAC harbors:
- the psmB gene encoding archaeal proteasome endopeptidase complex subunit beta, producing MAEKLKGTTTVGIVCKDGAVLAADKRASLGNMILSKDVTKVFQIDDHLALAGAGNVGDILALVRLLQAETRLYRAKVGREMSVKALATLTANILHGNRLVPYFGWFLIAGYNENPALYSVDMAGGVTEDKFTAAGSGMELAFAVLENEYKDDMTVEEGVKLALKAINIATRRDVFTGDGITLITITKEGYRELSKEEIKALLK